In Cyanobacteriota bacterium, the genomic stretch TCTCGAAGCTGATAGTCCTGATACGGATCAAGCCCCAAACTCTCTAACGGCAAATCCACAAAAGTATTATGGGTTTGGTGGGGATCCAGATTAATCACCACTAGGATGACATCAGAAAAGTCATCCGTTTGCTTGGTATAGCAAAGCATTTGGTCATTGGTACAATTGTGAAATCGAAGGCTGTGGTTACTTTGTAGAGCTGGGTGATCACGACGAGCTTGGTTGAGTCGCTTGATAATGTCCCGCAAGCTATTAGGATCATCCAGGTTCCAAGTGCGGATTTCATACTTTTCTGAGTTGAGGAACTCTTCACTGCCCTCTTCGAGAGGTGTGAGTTCACATAGCTCAAACGCCGGGCCATAGATGCCATAGCTAGCAGAGAGAGTGCCTGCCAAAATTAATCGAATAATACTGCCGGGGCGGCCTCCGACTTGCAGGTAATGATGAAGTACGTCGTGGGTAGTAG encodes the following:
- a CDS encoding alpha-1,4-glucan--maltose-1-phosphate maltosyltransferase — protein: EAFTRPKLMQHLSKLGFTQSYTYFIWRNTAWELREYFTELNNPWFREFFRPNLWPTTHDVLHHYLQVGGRPGSIIRLILAGTLSASYGIYGPAFELCELTPLEEGSEEFLNSEKYEIRTWNLDDPNSLRDIIKRLNQARRDHPALQSNHSLRFHNCTNDQMLCYTKQTDDFSDVILVVINLDPHQTHNTFVDLPLESLGLDPYQDYQLRDLLMDVEYTWFGGRNYVELDPNVMPAHVFWVKQWEET